One Paenibacillus riograndensis SBR5 DNA segment encodes these proteins:
- a CDS encoding aminotransferase-like domain-containing protein, with protein MKYEFSARAHTLHSSTLLSIRTETRRGTLISLAEELPAEELFPLSLLAETASTVISADAGALQYGDPEGYGPLREWLTGDWLKAKGVAVAAGGVLLTTGSQQAIDLLSRVYIDPGDRVLVENPTSPGILQALRMQGAVIIPVKGDQDGLLPEHLRTQIRLHRPKMLFATPSFTNPSGILWSLARRKEVLELCTTHNLLIVEDDSYGDLHFQRYTEHPSVKYPSLYALENVSEGGHVLYIGSFSKTVAPALRTGWAAGSRELIGMMAAAKQMADWQSSSLNQRLLHHLLDVTAFDLREHIALLNREYNTRLKLMAELLKRPAWKSSSYCLPAGGMFLWVTLPEGLDAMALLKASLAKGVAFLPGPLCSVSGGSGRIRLNFSHPGRDELLLGMNLMSEAVTEFTARS; from the coding sequence ATGAAATATGAGTTTTCTGCCCGCGCACATACATTGCACTCTTCAACGCTGCTGAGCATACGTACAGAGACGCGCAGGGGGACGCTGATTTCACTGGCTGAAGAGCTGCCGGCCGAAGAATTGTTTCCATTGTCTCTACTGGCTGAAACGGCTTCCACAGTGATCTCGGCAGACGCCGGGGCGCTGCAATATGGTGATCCTGAGGGGTATGGGCCTCTTCGCGAATGGCTGACCGGGGACTGGCTGAAGGCCAAAGGGGTGGCGGTTGCCGCAGGCGGGGTTCTGCTGACAACGGGAAGTCAACAAGCGATAGATCTGTTGTCCAGGGTCTATATTGATCCCGGAGACCGTGTGCTGGTGGAGAATCCGACTTCTCCGGGTATTCTGCAGGCCTTGCGGATGCAGGGTGCCGTGATTATTCCGGTCAAGGGCGATCAGGACGGTCTGCTGCCGGAGCATCTGCGTACCCAGATCCGCCTGCACCGGCCCAAGATGCTGTTTGCTACGCCGAGCTTCACGAATCCGAGCGGAATTCTCTGGAGTCTGGCCAGACGCAAGGAAGTGCTGGAGCTGTGTACCACGCACAATCTGCTGATTGTCGAGGATGACTCTTATGGCGATCTGCATTTTCAAAGGTACACGGAGCATCCTTCCGTGAAGTATCCGTCTCTGTATGCGCTGGAGAATGTCAGCGAGGGCGGACATGTGCTCTACATTGGCTCCTTCAGCAAAACGGTCGCACCTGCGCTGCGGACGGGCTGGGCGGCGGGCAGCCGTGAGCTGATCGGGATGATGGCTGCCGCGAAGCAGATGGCCGATTGGCAATCCAGCTCACTCAACCAGCGGCTGCTGCATCATCTGCTGGATGTGACGGCCTTTGATCTGCGTGAGCATATCGCGCTCCTCAACCGGGAGTACAATACCCGGCTGAAGCTGATGGCAGAGCTTCTGAAGCGCCCGGCCTGGAAGAGCAGCAGCTATTGTCTGCCGGCTGGCGGCATGTTCCTGTGGGTAACGCTGCCGGAGGGCCTGGATGCGATGGCGCTGCTGAAGGCCTCGCTGGCCAAGGGCGTGGCATTTTTGCCCGGCCCGCTGTGCAGTGTGAGCGGAGGAAGCGGACGCATCCGCCTTAACTTCAGCCATCCGGGCAGGGATGAGCTGCTGCTGGGCATGAATCTGATGAGCGAGGCCGTGACGGAGTTTACGGCACGGAGCTGA
- a CDS encoding ABC transporter ATP-binding protein, with translation MENVLECSNLTKRYGKKVALDNLNLTLPKGRIVGLLGPNGAGKTTLMKLIVSLLRDYRGSITVCGRRPGLDTKKIVSYLPDREFLYPWMTIEECIAFFRNSFADFQLDMAYAMIEELGLDPNEKVKNLSKGMQERVSISLVFARKAKLYVLDEPLAAVDPSTRDKIMRIILEHFDPESSILLSTHLIHDVESLFTDIAVVNEGRVQLYGGIGELQRDYGMPIEEIFKQLVG, from the coding sequence ATGGAGAACGTGCTGGAGTGCAGCAACCTGACTAAAAGGTATGGTAAAAAGGTGGCCCTGGACAATCTGAATCTCACCCTGCCGAAGGGGAGGATTGTAGGATTGCTGGGTCCGAATGGGGCGGGGAAAACTACGCTGATGAAGCTGATTGTATCCTTGCTGCGCGATTACCGGGGGTCTATTACCGTCTGCGGACGACGGCCCGGCCTGGATACCAAAAAGATCGTGTCTTATTTGCCTGACCGTGAATTTCTTTATCCCTGGATGACTATAGAGGAGTGTATCGCGTTCTTTCGGAACTCCTTCGCCGACTTTCAACTGGATATGGCTTACGCCATGATTGAAGAGCTTGGCCTGGACCCCAATGAGAAGGTGAAGAATTTGTCCAAGGGAATGCAGGAGCGAGTGAGTATTTCTCTCGTCTTTGCGCGCAAAGCGAAGTTGTATGTTCTGGACGAGCCGCTGGCAGCTGTGGACCCTTCGACAAGGGACAAGATCATGCGGATCATCCTTGAGCATTTTGACCCGGAAAGCTCCATACTGCTCAGTACACATCTCATTCATGATGTCGAAAGCCTGTTTACGGATATAGCGGTTGTTAATGAAGGCCGGGTGCAGCTGTACGGAGGAATAGGGGAGCTGCAGCGGGATTACGGGATGCCTATCGAGGAGATTTTTAAACAGCTGGTCGGATGA